The DNA region CTTTCTTTACCCCACGTCGTAACTCCATTTACATGCCGAAGTAAAGACCGTTACATGCCGAGGTAAAGGTCGTTACAATAGGTGGTAAAGGTCGTTACATCCTGCGGTAAATGCTTTTACATCCTGTGGTGAATTGTCGGTAAATGCAATATATTGATAAACAATGTATTATTATATTATTCCGTTCACAGCTTCTTGCGATACTGCGACGGTGTCATCTGGAATGTCTGCTTAAAGATACGGGAGAAATAGGATATTTCCGGGAAACCGCATTTCAATGCAATGTCTCCAATCGGAGTATCTGTGGATGTAAGCAGGCGTTTGGCTTTGTCCAAGCGCATCTGTAGGATGTATCCGGAACTGTTGAACCCTGTGATGGCCTTCACTTTACGGTTCAGTTGCGAAAGACTCATGCACATCTTATCAGCCACCATCTCCGAGTTTAGGTCATGGTTGCCCATCATCGAATAAATGACGTCATTCAGACGAGTCAGGAAGTTCTTGTCGGCAGAACTTAGTTCCACTGTCTGCCCCTTGCCTTCATGCAGGGCATTGGAATACTTTTCACGCAACATGCGACGCTGTTCCAACAAGCGGACAATGCGAACATTCAGTTCATCGGCATTGAAAGGCTTTTCCAGATAGGCATCCGCCCCTACATCCAGTCCTTGTACGCGGTCGCCCGCTCCACATTTGGCAGTAATGATAATGATGGGGATATGGTTCAGGATTTCCGAATCGCGTATGTCACGGCACAATTGATAACCATTCTTTTCGGGCATCATAAGGTCAGTGATTATCAGGTCGGGCACATATTCTTTGGCTTTTTCCAATCCTTCCTCTCCGTCACGGGCATAGAGCAGGCGGTAGTTGTCTTTCAGCAATCCGCTGATGTAATAAGAAATGTCTGCATTGTCCTCCACTATCAGGATGGAAGGCAGTGCCGCATCTCCGGCTGTAGGCATGGTTTCGAGTAATTCCACGTCTTCTTTCATAGAAATGAGAGGAGTCATATTGCCGTCCGTCTTCTTTCCGGGCAGCCATTCCTCCCAAAGGGAGTCTCCATGCTTCAAGGGTAATGTCACGGTTATTTCGGTTCCTTTTCCTTCGTTGCTTTCGGCCCGGATGGTGCCGTCCATACATTCTGTTATTTGTCGTACCAATGCCAGTCCGATACCTGTACCGATGTCTGCGCGGCTGTTCTCGCCCTGGTAGAAAGTCTTGAAGATGTGTGGCAGGTCTTCCGGGCTGATACCGCAACCGGTATCGGCTACACAGATTACAAGATGGTCGCTTTTCTTTTCCATCTTTACAGTTACCCGGCCGCCTTTCTGTGTAAACTTGAGGGAGTTGGATAATAAATTACGCGTTATTTTGCTGAAATATTCGGGTACGAAATCCATCTCAATCACGGTCTCCGAAGGCATGAAGTGCAAGTCTACCTGACGCTGCCGGGCATACGCCTGATAGTTCTCCATAATCATGCGAACGTAGGAAACAACATCTCCCGAACGCCAGTCCGGTTCGCCGACCTCAGACCTAACTTTGGATACTTCCAGCAATTGGTTTACCAGTCCCAGCAGGTTGCGTCCCTGCCGGATAATGGTGGTCAGTGCGGTGCCGGTTTCTTCGTCAGAAGAGATACCTCCCTTTTGCAGTTGCTCCGAAAGCCCCAGTATGACCGTCAGTGGAGTACGGAACTCATGGGTGACATTTGTAAAGAAGTTGCTTCGTACCTTTTCCATGCGGCGAAGCATCCGTTGGTTGCGCGACTTCATACGCAAGGCATACCACAGGAATCCAATGGCTACCACCGTAATGAACAAGATAATGAAGCTGCCTGTGAGAAAGAGGTTCTTGGTGCGTTGTTCCATCCGGTAGCCCTCTCGCACCAACGAAAGTTCGCGAAAGTTTTTCTCTTTTTCATAATTGACGCGAAGGTTCTGCACATGGTTCAGATTATCCTCATTCCGCACGCTGTCGGCAAAGGCGCGACTCTTTATGTAGCAATCGAGTGCACGGCGGCAGTTGCCTTGCTTTTCGTAACACAGGTAGCTCAGTCGGTAGACTTCGCTCAGATGTTCCCACGAACTCATCTCTTCGGCGGTTTTCTTGGCACGCTCCAGATAAGTCCTTGCGAGTGTTATATCCCCTTTGGCAACATTTACCCTTGCCAATGCCAGGCAGGACTCCAGCCGATGCCAACTGTCGCTGCTTTCAATCATCAGGTTATATGCATTACGATATTCACGCAAAGCATCTTCCCACTTGCCTTCCTGCTCAAAAAGTCGTCCGAAGTGATTATGGCAAAGGGAGATACCTAATGTGGACTTGGCTGCACGGTTGTATTTCATGGAATGCTGATAATAAACCAGTGCAGAATCTTTCATGCCACGTGCTTCGAATATAGCACCTAGATTAGCGTAGTTAATGGCTTGTCCCAAGTCGCTGTTCAGTTCGTGTTCTCCCGCCAAAGCAACACGGAACACACTGTCGGCGGCTTCGCGGTTGTCCAGTGTCAGATGTATGTTGCCGATGCCGTTCAGGGAGACAACTCGGTTCTTTTTGGCGGTGAAGCTGCTTTTGTCTCCATATTGTTCGCAAAGAAGCAATGCCCGGTAATGATACGTGGATGCTTCGTCCAGAATACCCATCCGGCGGTAACTTGTACCTATATTATTCAGTGCCTGTACCGCTTCGAGCGTGTCTCCTATTTGCAACGCAAGCTGGAGGCCTTTCTGATGAACTTCTATGGCCTCGTTGAAACGCGAATTGTCGCGATAGCGTCTGCCGAGTTCTTTACGGACAAGTATCATACCGGGAATATTTTCGGCTTTTGCGTAACGTTCAAGCCATGCGGTCAATGAATCGATTGAACGGTTGGCCTTAATAATGCTGTCGATGGTTGCACGTTCTTCGGAAGAGAGTGTTTTTCGTGCAGAGTGATGGCAGGAAAACAGGATTGTACCAAGAAGAAAAAAGGCACAAAGCAATTGGGTTTGTCGGGTGTGTTTTTTCATATTGTTATATATTTAGTATATAAAGAAAGCGTGGACAATTTACTTATCTTAAGAGATAGGCTCTGGTAAACCCGTGCAGTAAAATAAGCAACAGCCCACGCCTTTGTCTATATACTTGAATTGCATATAACAATGACGTGAAGAGCACAGCTTATTCTCCTGCGAAAAATTTACCAGATTTTATCTCTGAGAACAAAGCTAAACACTTTCCATGTGTCTAAATGAATCAGTTACCTTACGATAACAATGCAAAAGTAATAATAAATTTAGATTCCCAAAGCATTTTAAACTCTTTTTTCAAGCTGTTGCATTGGGCAAAGTAAAGAAAAAAAGAACATAAAAGGACAAAATAGAGCATTTACTTATATACAGCCAATTCCCTTTTTCCGCAACATATTGAAGTCGTCTTTTCTCATCCCTATATCATCTAATGGATGCGGTTCATTATGATCGTTCAGATAAACCCTCGATTTCTCTGTATAGAGAGGGCTGGTGACAGATAGACTGTCATTGCGATACGGAGTTTCTATTCCGGCTAGTTCCATCATGGTCTGGAAGAAAGAAATGCTGGAAGATATATTTTTCTGTCGGTTCATCGAAGCAGCTTTCTCTATGCCGGGATACTCTTCCCTATAACTGTCCGATATCCACAGCAGGAAAGGCACATGTAGCTGATAGTAGGACGGGACGGGGGATGCATGAAGAAACAGGTGTCGGTTGTCGTCGAAGATATCTTCCCCGTGATCTGACGTGTAAAGCATACTGGCATCTACTTGCTGCTCCTCCAATAGGTGGATGATACGTGCCAGGAAATTATCCGTATACCGAATGGAATTGTCGTAGGCATTCATCAGGTTATCTTTGTATTTCACTTCTGCATCTACGGGGAAATCCGGTAAGAAGAAAGCGGCAGTTTCCGGATAACGTTCCCGGTAATTGAAGTGGGATCCATAGGTATGCAATACAATGAACTGTTTCCGATTTCCTTTCTCAAGTTCTTTTTCTACCAACATTAACAGGTCGTCATCTGAAGGGTTATATTGTGAATCCTGGGAATCTTCCTTGATAAAATCATAAGTATCCGCTTCCATTCCGAAAAAGTCGATGAAAGAATGGTTATATCGCTGGTTTGAGAAAAAAGCTGTCTGAAAACCAGCTTCTTTGAAAGCGGTAATGATACTTTTCCGATAATAAATGGAATCGAAATTCTGTGCAGAAACAGGAGAAAGCAACATTGGTACACTCTTGTGCGTAGTATTCGATTCCGTCAAAACATGGCAAAAAGAGGTCACTCCTTCTATTTTAGAAAGTTCAGGGTTCGTATCCCGATCATAGTCGTAAAGACTCCAGTTCAGGGCGCGGGATGTCTCGCCCACTACCATAATATAAATTTCGCGCCTGTCTTCCGAATGGGAAGGTCGAGCGTTAAAAGTAAAGTTCTCTGATGTGCGGTGATACATCCTTGTTTGGGCATTACGCTGGAATGCGAGTGCTACATTGTAACACACGTTAGCCGGATACAAATCCGACTTCAGCTCGTAACGTTTATCCAGTCCATAAGCGGCACCCAATGAGATAAAGCCGATGAGTAAGGCAAACCATGCCTTTTTCCGTTCCCGACGGATAAATTGCGGAGATAATTTCCGCTTCTTTATAATGGAGATTGCAGCCAGAATCAATGCCGGTATATAAAGGATAATCACACTCACTAATGCCGGAACAAGATTATCCAGCAACTCCATAGCTTCACTCGAATTAGTGGTTACCAGGTTCAGGAACATATCCACAGCAATAATGGACTGTCCGAAGAGATAAAGCAGTACTATCTGGAAAGCTCCGAAGAAGATGAATAAGAAAAGTATCCAGAACATCTTTCCACAGTTTCTCGACAAAGTCATCAATAGATAATAGAAAGCAAATGGCAACAGTACATTGCATACTTTTGCCACCACAGGCATCGGCTCTGTAAAACAGAGGATGATATTGGGTACTATCAGGATCAGCAGGAACAGATAGAACAAATGCTCCTGATTTTCCAACCATTTCTTTATGTTTTTAAAAAGCTTCATTGATGTTGAATATAAATCCGGTCTGGCCTTTTCCAAACCCTAAATCTAACCTTACGTTTACTCTCTTTTTGAACTCCCACCGATAACCAAAACCATAATTAGGGAGGATATGTTTAACTTCGAAACTGGAGAATTTAGGAAACACGGTTCCCGCTCCTGCCCATATAGCTATGCCATTTCGCCTCCAGACGTGCTGACGAAGCTCTATCTGCGCATCCATGGCACATTTATCACGGTAACGCCCTTCGTAATAGCCACGCATGGAATAAGAACTCCCCAATGTTGCCATCAATCCCCAAGGCGGATCACCGTAATTCAGCAACGTATGGAATTGCCCAGCCAATACTCCCCCTTTCCATACAGGATGATAATAGCTGGTAGTCAGCTCTGTGCTGCTGAAAGCATATTTGTTACCGAGGAATGCGGGGCTGAATCGTTGGTCTATTCTCAGGTAATAACCGCTATAGGCATTTGTGAGGAAATCCCGTGAATCATAGAGTAATGAGAATCCGAGGCTTATATTGGTAGTCCGTGCTTTCATTCCTTTCCACAGTTCGGACTTTTCAAAATCGTGGCCGTAGACATAATCAAAGACAGCCATCGGACCGATATAGAAGTTGCGCGCTACACGAGTCATGAAGTCTACCTTTACTTGTGCCTGGAAGCGGTCGTAATCACTTTCATTATCGTCATTAGAACCGTTTTCATATCCTTTTCCCCAATACAGGCTGGGGAACGAATAGAAATAAAGATTATAATTCAGACGGTATTTGTCTTGTGGAAAGAGATGATTTCCACGTACACCCAACAAATAGAAACCTACCGTAGATACATCACCGTATAAAGATACATTAGATGGCGGAAGGATGGTGTCATTCAGGTCTGTACGATATAATCCGGCGGCTACCAGGCCGATACCGAGCTTGGTGTCACTGGAATAATGAGGCCCTCCGATAACGCTGAAGTCAAACTTCTTGTTTTTTTTCGCTTTGTTGGCATCATTAAAATAGTCCAGGAATTTCTTGAAGAAACTTTTCTTTTGTGGTAAAGTATCAGTTACAGACACAAAAGATTCGACTGAAACATCTGTTCCTGTGGGACCTTGTGCCCATATATCGGTGGCTATTATCAATAACAGCACCGGTAATACCCATTTCATTAGTTTAGCGTCCATGATTATACCTGTAGAAAACTACGTCGGCAAATTTAGTTTTATTTTAACCATATAACAACAATTTTGTGAAGTGTTTTGTTCAAACTTCTTCCATTAAGAAAAAAGGGGGAAGAAATAAGAATTTCAGAACTTTATTCCCGTTTTAACGTTATCCTTTTAGAACGAATAACGAACTTCATTATGAAAACAAAAATGGATATTCCCGATAAAGAGGGACGAAAACGACTTGTAATTGTGGGTGGTGGCTTCGGTGGATTGAAGTTGGCACGCAAATTGAAAAGCGATAAATTCCAGATAGTGTTATTGGACAAGAATAATCATCATATTTTCCAACCCCTACTCTATCAGGTAGCAACCGCCGGTATTGAACCGAGTGCAATTTCTTTTCCTTACCGCAAGATATTTAAAAAGAGAAAACATTTCCATATACGTATTTGTGAGGCGCAACGGGTAATTCCCGAAGATAATATTCTGGAGACTTCCATCGGAGCTCTTTCATACGATTATCTGGTTGTCTCTACCGGATGCCGTACCAACTATTTTGGTAATGATGGGCTGTCTCAACGGACGATGGCCCTGAAGAACACTGCAGAAGCTCTGTTTAATCGCAACCAGATTCTGGAAAGCTTTGAAAAAGCACAGAATACCAGCAATCTGGAGACAAGGAAACGGCTCATGACATTTGTCATCGTAGGTGGCGGTGCTACGGGTATAGAACTTTCCGGTGCATTGGCAGAAATGAAAAAATTTGTGCTTCCGCAAGACTATCCCGATCTTGATATGAACCTGATGCGCATTATTCTTGTGGATGGTGCTCCCCGTCTGCTCTCCGCTTTCTCTGAAAAATCTTCGGAAGAAGTGGCAAATTACTTATTAAAACGTGATGTAGAGATCATAACCAGTGTGCAAGTTACGAATTATGAGAATGGAACGATGACACTGAGTGATAACAGTACTCTGGAAACAATGAACGTCTTTTGGGTTGCAGGTGTACGCGCCAACAGCATAGAGGGACTTGCAGAGGAAGCCTATGGTTCCGGTAATCGTCTTCTTGTCGATCTTTACAACTGTGTTCAGGGTTATAACAATATTTTTGCCATCGGTGACACTGCACTTATGATTTCCAAGGAATACCCGAAAGGACATCCACAAGTAGTTCAACCAGCCATTCAGCAAGCCCGTAATCTGATTCAGAATCTGGATAGAAAGGAACGGGGACTTGAAATGCAACCTTTTGTTTATCACAACAAAGGCTCCATGGCTACCATAGGACGTAATCACGCAGTGGTGGAACTGAAAAAACTTCGTTTCGGTGGTTTCCCCGCGTGGGCAGCATGGCTATTCATCCACTTAATGAGTATTGTCGGTGTAAAGAACCGTCTGTTTATCTTTGTAGACTGGATGTGGAGTTACTTTACATACGATCCTTCTTTGCGGGTAATTATAAAACCTTTGCGCAGAGATAAACCATAATACCTTATTTTTCGTTATATTAAATATAAATGTTTAAAACGAACGACTATGCTTTACAAATTTTTATTCCCGTCTAAACCGGATGGAGCAGCAACGTCTGCTATATTATTAATAGTGAGAATTATATTTGGTGTGTTATTAATGAATCACGGTATCGAAAAGTGGTCTAATTATCAGGAGTTATCCGCTGTATTTCCCGACCCGCTGGGTGTGGGCAGTCCTCTTTCACTTGGATTAGCCATATTCGGTGAATTGGCTTGTTCTATGGCATTTATCATTGGTTTCCTTTATCGTCTGGCAATGCTGCCGATGATATTTACAATGGGGATGGCATTCTTTGTTATTCACGGAAACGATCCGTTTGCGGTCAAAGAACTGGCTTTCATATATCTGGTGGTATACGTACTGATGTATATTATCGGTCCCGGAAAGTATGCCGTAGACCACTGGCTGGGTAAGGCTTTGACTCCCAAAAAGCCTTAATTTTACCAGGGCTGTTTAACTGAAAATTTGTTTTTGTCTCTTATTTAAGTGTATTTTTCACAAAAAGCACTTATATTTGCCCGAAAAAAAAGAGCAAAGAGTTAAATCAATAAACTCAGTAAAACAAAAGAAAGTAATTATGAAAAAGAGTAATTTGAATTTGGCTGCAACCGTAATGATTTGTGGCGCATTTCTTTTCAGTTCTTGTATCGGTTCTTTCGGCCTGCACAGTAAATTGGTAAATTGGAACCAAAGTATCGGTACAAAGTTTGTTAATGAGCTTGT from Bacteroides sp. MSB163 includes:
- a CDS encoding ATP-binding protein — protein: MKKHTRQTQLLCAFFLLGTILFSCHHSARKTLSSEERATIDSIIKANRSIDSLTAWLERYAKAENIPGMILVRKELGRRYRDNSRFNEAIEVHQKGLQLALQIGDTLEAVQALNNIGTSYRRMGILDEASTYHYRALLLCEQYGDKSSFTAKKNRVVSLNGIGNIHLTLDNREAADSVFRVALAGEHELNSDLGQAINYANLGAIFEARGMKDSALVYYQHSMKYNRAAKSTLGISLCHNHFGRLFEQEGKWEDALREYRNAYNLMIESSDSWHRLESCLALARVNVAKGDITLARTYLERAKKTAEEMSSWEHLSEVYRLSYLCYEKQGNCRRALDCYIKSRAFADSVRNEDNLNHVQNLRVNYEKEKNFRELSLVREGYRMEQRTKNLFLTGSFIILFITVVAIGFLWYALRMKSRNQRMLRRMEKVRSNFFTNVTHEFRTPLTVILGLSEQLQKGGISSDEETGTALTTIIRQGRNLLGLVNQLLEVSKVRSEVGEPDWRSGDVVSYVRMIMENYQAYARQRQVDLHFMPSETVIEMDFVPEYFSKITRNLLSNSLKFTQKGGRVTVKMEKKSDHLVICVADTGCGISPEDLPHIFKTFYQGENSRADIGTGIGLALVRQITECMDGTIRAESNEGKGTEITVTLPLKHGDSLWEEWLPGKKTDGNMTPLISMKEDVELLETMPTAGDAALPSILIVEDNADISYYISGLLKDNYRLLYARDGEEGLEKAKEYVPDLIITDLMMPEKNGYQLCRDIRDSEILNHIPIIIITAKCGAGDRVQGLDVGADAYLEKPFNADELNVRIVRLLEQRRMLREKYSNALHEGKGQTVELSSADKNFLTRLNDVIYSMMGNHDLNSEMVADKMCMSLSQLNRKVKAITGFNSSGYILQMRLDKAKRLLTSTDTPIGDIALKCGFPEISYFSRIFKQTFQMTPSQYRKKL
- a CDS encoding phosphoethanolamine transferase, giving the protein MKLFKNIKKWLENQEHLFYLFLLILIVPNIILCFTEPMPVVAKVCNVLLPFAFYYLLMTLSRNCGKMFWILFLFIFFGAFQIVLLYLFGQSIIAVDMFLNLVTTNSSEAMELLDNLVPALVSVIILYIPALILAAISIIKKRKLSPQFIRRERKKAWFALLIGFISLGAAYGLDKRYELKSDLYPANVCYNVALAFQRNAQTRMYHRTSENFTFNARPSHSEDRREIYIMVVGETSRALNWSLYDYDRDTNPELSKIEGVTSFCHVLTESNTTHKSVPMLLSPVSAQNFDSIYYRKSIITAFKEAGFQTAFFSNQRYNHSFIDFFGMEADTYDFIKEDSQDSQYNPSDDDLLMLVEKELEKGNRKQFIVLHTYGSHFNYRERYPETAAFFLPDFPVDAEVKYKDNLMNAYDNSIRYTDNFLARIIHLLEEQQVDASMLYTSDHGEDIFDDNRHLFLHASPVPSYYQLHVPFLLWISDSYREEYPGIEKAASMNRQKNISSSISFFQTMMELAGIETPYRNDSLSVTSPLYTEKSRVYLNDHNEPHPLDDIGMRKDDFNMLRKKGIGCI
- a CDS encoding BamA/TamA family outer membrane protein, producing MDAKLMKWVLPVLLLIIATDIWAQGPTGTDVSVESFVSVTDTLPQKKSFFKKFLDYFNDANKAKKNKKFDFSVIGGPHYSSDTKLGIGLVAAGLYRTDLNDTILPPSNVSLYGDVSTVGFYLLGVRGNHLFPQDKYRLNYNLYFYSFPSLYWGKGYENGSNDDNESDYDRFQAQVKVDFMTRVARNFYIGPMAVFDYVYGHDFEKSELWKGMKARTTNISLGFSLLYDSRDFLTNAYSGYYLRIDQRFSPAFLGNKYAFSSTELTTSYYHPVWKGGVLAGQFHTLLNYGDPPWGLMATLGSSYSMRGYYEGRYRDKCAMDAQIELRQHVWRRNGIAIWAGAGTVFPKFSSFEVKHILPNYGFGYRWEFKKRVNVRLDLGFGKGQTGFIFNINEAF
- a CDS encoding NAD(P)/FAD-dependent oxidoreductase, with the protein product MKTKMDIPDKEGRKRLVIVGGGFGGLKLARKLKSDKFQIVLLDKNNHHIFQPLLYQVATAGIEPSAISFPYRKIFKKRKHFHIRICEAQRVIPEDNILETSIGALSYDYLVVSTGCRTNYFGNDGLSQRTMALKNTAEALFNRNQILESFEKAQNTSNLETRKRLMTFVIVGGGATGIELSGALAEMKKFVLPQDYPDLDMNLMRIILVDGAPRLLSAFSEKSSEEVANYLLKRDVEIITSVQVTNYENGTMTLSDNSTLETMNVFWVAGVRANSIEGLAEEAYGSGNRLLVDLYNCVQGYNNIFAIGDTALMISKEYPKGHPQVVQPAIQQARNLIQNLDRKERGLEMQPFVYHNKGSMATIGRNHAVVELKKLRFGGFPAWAAWLFIHLMSIVGVKNRLFIFVDWMWSYFTYDPSLRVIIKPLRRDKP
- a CDS encoding DoxX family protein — translated: MLYKFLFPSKPDGAATSAILLIVRIIFGVLLMNHGIEKWSNYQELSAVFPDPLGVGSPLSLGLAIFGELACSMAFIIGFLYRLAMLPMIFTMGMAFFVIHGNDPFAVKELAFIYLVVYVLMYIIGPGKYAVDHWLGKALTPKKP